Proteins encoded together in one Planctomyces sp. SH-PL14 window:
- a CDS encoding prepilin peptidase encodes MDDPFVWSLPVLAATAVAAWTDLRQGRISNLLTLPGMLVGFLLSGVRNGTEGLADSLLGWVVLGGMMAVSLALCPGVGGGDVKLLAMMGAFLGLEGGMEVLLWTCVLAVVQVIVRLCWKAGPRNALRAVRAALFGRSAALSEADREAVDRLLVDRLRLGPAALGALLILLVERQAGWLE; translated from the coding sequence ATGGATGATCCATTCGTCTGGTCGCTGCCCGTCCTCGCGGCGACTGCGGTTGCGGCGTGGACGGACCTTCGCCAGGGACGGATCTCCAACCTCCTGACTCTGCCGGGGATGCTGGTCGGCTTCCTGTTGAGCGGCGTGCGGAACGGGACCGAGGGATTGGCGGATTCGCTGCTCGGCTGGGTGGTGCTGGGGGGGATGATGGCGGTTTCGCTGGCCCTGTGCCCGGGCGTGGGGGGCGGGGACGTCAAGCTGCTGGCGATGATGGGGGCTTTCCTGGGGCTGGAAGGGGGGATGGAGGTCCTGCTCTGGACGTGCGTTTTGGCGGTCGTGCAGGTGATTGTCCGGCTGTGCTGGAAGGCGGGGCCGCGGAATGCCTTGCGGGCGGTGCGTGCGGCTCTCTTTGGACGGAGCGCGGCACTCAGCGAGGCGGATCGGGAGGCGGTGGATCGGTTGCTGGTCGACCGGTTGCGGCTGGGGCCGGCTGCATTGGGGGCGCTGCTGATCCTGCTTGTCGAGCGGCAGGCAGGCTGGCTGGAGTAG
- a CDS encoding TrkA C-terminal domain-containing protein, which produces MVIGIRRANGEDFLPPPGATRILAGDILFAFGKSAAVNEGIGERH; this is translated from the coding sequence ATGGTGATCGGGATCCGCCGCGCCAACGGCGAGGATTTCCTTCCGCCCCCCGGGGCCACGCGGATCCTTGCCGGCGACATCCTGTTCGCCTTCGGCAAGTCCGCCGCGGTCAATGAGGGGATCGGGGAACGGCACTGA
- a CDS encoding GTPase family protein has protein sequence MKLKTQWALLAAFSMVPYLFLGIAGALWLYHSGWWLWWFIVTALVTLAGWPVMRRLQKSGSRPSAGAVPASNEWSPLARSAWDDVQTIADRYQSRDIPLDQPEVLTGLAREILETVARRFHTTSKQPVYEIPVPHLLQIVELVARDLRETFTANIPGSHILTIHDLIRLQRLARMFPSMHRLYRLVSLIINPATGLAREFNTMMQEEMLNASAEETKRWAVQYVVRKVGFYAIELYSGNLVLRGVEFNPYMSERSKRSLAVEEKRTSALASEPLRILVIGQVKAGKSSLINSLFGEVRAAVDVVPRTKSVDPYLLERDGLQRAIILDTAGYEDPSKANAAIDQAREEVLQSDLILLVCTSLTAARDADRKLLDHLRALFQKTPDREFPPLVVALTHIDQLRPIREWSPPYNLADPQSPKARQIREAVEVTASDLAVEVDQVIPVNLAPGQIYNVDEGLVPAILNVLGAADRAKYLRCLKEFRDEQYWSQLRTQAKNTGRILLQAGMRLLTGARGGPPN, from the coding sequence ATGAAACTCAAAACCCAATGGGCCCTGCTGGCGGCGTTCTCGATGGTCCCCTATCTCTTCCTGGGAATCGCCGGGGCGCTGTGGCTCTATCACTCGGGATGGTGGCTGTGGTGGTTCATCGTCACCGCCCTCGTCACGCTGGCGGGCTGGCCCGTCATGCGGCGGCTGCAGAAGTCCGGCTCCCGCCCCTCCGCCGGCGCAGTCCCCGCCTCGAACGAATGGTCCCCCCTGGCCCGCTCCGCCTGGGACGACGTCCAGACGATCGCCGACCGCTACCAGTCGCGGGACATTCCGCTCGATCAACCGGAAGTGCTGACGGGCCTCGCCCGGGAGATCCTGGAGACCGTCGCCCGGCGGTTTCACACCACATCGAAGCAGCCGGTCTACGAGATCCCCGTTCCCCACCTGCTCCAGATCGTGGAACTCGTCGCCCGCGACCTGCGGGAGACGTTCACGGCCAACATCCCCGGCTCCCACATCCTCACGATCCACGACCTGATCCGGCTCCAGCGGCTGGCCAGGATGTTTCCGTCGATGCACCGGCTGTACCGGCTTGTGAGCCTGATCATCAACCCGGCCACGGGGCTCGCTCGCGAGTTCAATACGATGATGCAGGAGGAGATGCTCAACGCCTCCGCCGAGGAGACGAAGCGGTGGGCGGTGCAGTACGTCGTCCGGAAGGTCGGCTTCTACGCCATCGAGCTCTACAGCGGGAACCTGGTGCTCCGGGGGGTCGAGTTCAACCCGTACATGAGCGAGCGGTCGAAGCGTTCGCTCGCCGTCGAAGAGAAGCGGACGAGCGCCCTGGCGAGCGAGCCGCTCCGGATCCTCGTGATCGGCCAGGTCAAGGCGGGGAAGTCGAGCCTCATCAACTCGCTGTTCGGCGAGGTGCGGGCGGCGGTCGACGTGGTTCCCCGGACGAAGAGCGTCGACCCGTACCTGCTGGAGCGGGACGGTCTCCAGCGGGCGATTATCCTCGACACCGCCGGCTATGAAGACCCCTCGAAGGCGAACGCCGCGATCGACCAGGCCCGCGAAGAAGTCCTGCAGTCGGACCTGATCCTGCTGGTCTGCACGTCCCTGACGGCGGCCCGGGACGCCGATCGAAAACTGCTCGATCACCTGCGGGCTCTGTTCCAGAAGACGCCGGACCGGGAGTTCCCGCCGCTCGTGGTGGCCCTCACGCACATTGACCAGCTCCGGCCGATCCGGGAGTGGAGTCCCCCCTACAACCTTGCCGATCCGCAGAGTCCCAAGGCGCGGCAGATCCGCGAGGCGGTCGAGGTCACGGCGTCGGACCTGGCGGTGGAGGTCGATCAGGTCATTCCGGTGAACCTCGCCCCCGGTCAGATCTACAACGTCGACGAGGGGCTTGTTCCGGCGATCTTGAACGTTCTGGGGGCTGCCGACCGGGCGAAGTACCTGCGGTGTCTCAAGGAGTTCCGGGACGAACAGTACTGGTCGCAGCTCCGGACCCAGGCCAAGAACACGGGCCGGATCCTGCTGCAGGCGGGGATGAGGCTGCTGACGGGAGCGCGAGGCGGCCCGCCGAACTGA
- a CDS encoding bifunctional transcriptional activator/DNA repair enzyme AdaA gives MSTLPPAAEMERAYLERDASYNGLFVLGVRTTGIFCRPTCPARKPLPRNVEYFATPREALVAGFRPCKRCRPLQTDDQPPWAADLLADVERDPQSRITDGDLRTRGIDPATVRRYFQRQYGMTFQAFTRMRRLSGTFQHIRGGGTIDEAVFAGGYESHSGFREAFTRVFGDTPARAPQGECVQVAWIQSPLGPLVAGATSDGICLLEFSDRRMLEAQFRTVQRLFRSPVVPGTNAHLKRLQAELERYFEGELKAFTVPLVYPGTPFQRKVWDQLLRIPHGETCSYEALAKAIGHPTAVRAVGTANGMNRISIVIPCHRVVNKDGQLGGYGGGLRRKQFLLDLEKGRQH, from the coding sequence ATGAGCACGCTGCCACCCGCCGCGGAAATGGAGCGGGCGTATCTCGAACGGGATGCGTCCTACAACGGCCTCTTCGTCCTGGGGGTCCGGACGACGGGGATCTTCTGCCGGCCGACCTGCCCCGCCCGCAAGCCGCTCCCCAGGAACGTCGAGTATTTCGCGACGCCGCGGGAGGCCCTGGTCGCGGGTTTCCGCCCCTGCAAAAGGTGCCGGCCGCTGCAGACCGATGACCAGCCCCCCTGGGCCGCCGACCTGCTGGCAGACGTGGAGCGCGACCCGCAGTCCCGAATCACCGACGGCGACCTTCGAACGCGGGGGATCGACCCCGCCACCGTCCGGCGCTACTTCCAGAGGCAGTACGGCATGACCTTCCAGGCCTTCACCCGCATGCGGCGGCTGTCCGGAACGTTCCAGCACATCCGCGGAGGGGGAACGATCGACGAGGCGGTCTTCGCCGGCGGCTACGAGTCGCACAGCGGCTTCCGTGAGGCGTTCACCCGCGTCTTCGGCGACACCCCCGCCAGGGCCCCGCAGGGGGAGTGCGTGCAGGTGGCCTGGATCCAGAGCCCGCTCGGTCCGCTCGTCGCCGGCGCGACGAGCGACGGAATCTGCCTTCTCGAGTTCTCCGACCGCCGAATGCTCGAAGCCCAGTTCCGCACCGTGCAGCGGCTGTTCCGGTCCCCCGTCGTTCCGGGAACGAACGCGCACCTCAAGCGGCTTCAGGCGGAGCTCGAGCGGTACTTCGAAGGGGAGCTCAAGGCCTTCACGGTCCCGCTCGTCTATCCCGGAACGCCGTTCCAACGAAAGGTGTGGGACCAGCTCCTGCGGATTCCCCACGGCGAGACCTGTTCGTATGAGGCTCTCGCCAAAGCGATCGGACACCCGACGGCGGTCCGGGCGGTCGGAACGGCGAACGGGATGAACCGGATCTCGATCGTGATCCCGTGTCACCGGGTCGTGAACAAGGATGGGCAACTGGGAGGCTACGGCGGCGGCCTGCGGCGAAAGCAGTTTCTTCTCGATCTGGAGAAGGGCCGCCAACACTAG
- a CDS encoding multiheme c-type cytochrome, whose product MDLARWVGGLAIGLACATASVRAEELAVAPESLPAPPREGQTLILPESETPPPVALNRFLGSQSCGASNCHGNPNRENLVLSSYHFVMDRDPHQKAGLVLYNERSRNMVERLKLGVPAWKAKECLVCHSPGAVNAFDPSLVSALVRDGIGCESCHGGAEGWLAAHRSAEWKFPDIWSEERKTAAGFKTNKNLATRAHMCADCHVGSPGQQVDHDLIAAGHPRLNFEFAAYQALYPKHWRVSDDRARTPVAGGEASVRGSTFESTSWLVGQLVTADHELALLLNRAERSGKSGPELAQFDCYACHHELQDQSWRQVRTNSKLKPGEIGWGTWGLGLVESLPPAYSLLNAEQFQKDAALLRGHLQTLQARPDVIHSPATRMRAELQAALAKIPQQRYDAGSVQTVQDGLLKDRNELVQGGWDRTTQLYLATAALQNAGREARGLIGGTPGAEDASLLKVRQLLSFDPVSGAPRTFEITDSPRYRKGTPDEILRAFEEYLQTRPRVEAAVPADALPPVADQSPLLLPRQ is encoded by the coding sequence GTGGATCTTGCCCGTTGGGTCGGCGGCCTGGCCATCGGTCTCGCCTGCGCCACGGCGTCCGTTCGCGCGGAGGAGCTGGCGGTCGCTCCGGAATCCCTCCCGGCTCCGCCGCGGGAAGGACAGACGCTGATCCTCCCGGAGAGCGAAACTCCGCCGCCGGTCGCGCTGAACCGGTTCCTCGGCTCGCAGTCCTGCGGCGCCTCGAACTGCCACGGCAACCCGAACCGCGAAAACCTCGTCCTCTCCTCCTACCACTTCGTGATGGACCGAGACCCGCACCAGAAGGCGGGACTGGTCCTCTACAACGAACGCTCCCGAAACATGGTCGAGCGGCTGAAGCTCGGCGTTCCGGCCTGGAAGGCCAAGGAATGCCTGGTCTGCCACTCCCCGGGTGCGGTCAACGCGTTTGATCCGTCGCTCGTCTCGGCCCTCGTCCGGGACGGAATCGGCTGCGAGTCGTGCCACGGGGGCGCGGAGGGCTGGCTGGCCGCCCACCGCAGCGCCGAGTGGAAGTTCCCGGATATCTGGTCGGAAGAGCGGAAGACCGCGGCCGGCTTCAAGACGAACAAGAACCTCGCCACCCGGGCCCACATGTGCGCCGATTGCCACGTCGGCAGCCCGGGGCAGCAGGTGGATCACGACCTGATTGCCGCCGGACACCCGCGGCTCAACTTCGAATTCGCCGCCTATCAGGCCCTCTACCCCAAGCACTGGCGGGTCTCCGACGACCGGGCCCGCACACCGGTCGCGGGGGGCGAGGCGTCGGTCCGGGGCTCGACCTTCGAATCGACGAGCTGGCTCGTCGGACAGCTCGTCACGGCCGATCATGAGCTCGCCCTGCTGCTGAACCGCGCGGAACGCTCCGGCAAGTCCGGACCGGAACTGGCGCAGTTCGACTGCTACGCCTGCCACCACGAGCTCCAGGACCAGAGCTGGCGGCAGGTGCGAACGAATTCCAAACTCAAGCCGGGCGAGATCGGCTGGGGAACGTGGGGACTGGGGCTCGTCGAATCGCTTCCGCCCGCCTACTCGCTCCTCAATGCCGAGCAGTTCCAGAAGGACGCCGCCCTCCTTCGCGGCCACCTCCAGACGCTGCAGGCCCGGCCGGACGTGATCCACTCTCCGGCGACCCGGATGCGGGCGGAGCTGCAGGCGGCCCTCGCGAAGATTCCGCAGCAGCGGTACGACGCGGGTTCGGTCCAGACCGTCCAGGACGGGCTCCTCAAGGACCGGAACGAACTGGTCCAGGGGGGCTGGGACCGGACGACGCAGCTCTATCTGGCGACCGCGGCCTTGCAGAATGCCGGCCGAGAGGCCCGGGGCCTGATCGGCGGGACGCCGGGAGCGGAGGACGCCTCCCTCCTCAAGGTCCGCCAGCTCCTTTCGTTCGATCCGGTGAGCGGGGCGCCGCGGACCTTTGAGATCACGGACAGCCCCCGATATCGTAAGGGGACCCCGGACGAGATCCTGCGGGCTTTTGAAGAGTACCTCCAGACCCGGCCACGAGTTGAAGCGGCCGTGCCTGCGGACGCGCTTCCGCCGGTGGCCGACCAGAGTCCTCTCCTTCTTCCACGGCAGTAA
- a CDS encoding PA14 domain-containing protein has translation MNRHARRLVAIWVVLGILQAGGQVSRGQDPVAPLNGLKAQIYAGRNFQRLVRERIDPSIECFWDHGAPADEAPVDDFSVRWSGWIRAPKAGRYKLLVSCDDGVRLWVGGRQLLNEGGTGAFNLETSVELTDTPQSITVEHFDVGGASWIVLLWQPVGVPVPCPVPPAALFPDEARANAKPDRGDESKSGLIAEYFDKSFSRRLRASTVPRAEAIWGEGAPEWGLPPNAGARYTGVLVPPVTGNYKFIGWADNRMRVWIDGKPLLDADFDRRKHETAFLDLEANVPYPLRIEFVDTVYGGSYLLHWVPPKGDKELCIPPECLFQTKSAVPKRRPPSGPSAAKGE, from the coding sequence ATGAACCGTCACGCTCGCAGACTGGTCGCCATCTGGGTGGTCCTGGGGATCCTGCAGGCGGGCGGCCAGGTGTCGCGTGGCCAGGATCCGGTCGCTCCGCTGAACGGACTCAAGGCGCAAATCTATGCCGGCCGGAACTTTCAGCGGCTGGTTCGCGAGCGGATCGATCCGAGTATCGAGTGCTTCTGGGACCACGGCGCTCCGGCTGACGAGGCGCCAGTCGACGACTTTTCCGTCCGGTGGAGCGGGTGGATCCGGGCTCCGAAAGCCGGACGCTACAAGCTGCTCGTCTCCTGCGACGACGGAGTCCGCCTGTGGGTCGGGGGGCGGCAGCTGCTGAACGAGGGGGGAACAGGAGCCTTCAATCTGGAGACGTCGGTCGAACTGACCGATACCCCGCAGTCGATCACGGTCGAGCACTTCGACGTCGGCGGCGCGTCCTGGATCGTCCTGCTCTGGCAGCCGGTCGGCGTCCCCGTCCCCTGCCCCGTTCCGCCGGCGGCACTGTTTCCGGATGAGGCGCGGGCGAACGCGAAGCCCGACCGCGGGGATGAGTCCAAGTCGGGGCTGATCGCGGAGTACTTCGACAAGTCCTTCAGCCGCAGGCTCCGGGCCTCAACGGTGCCGCGAGCGGAAGCGATCTGGGGGGAGGGCGCGCCGGAGTGGGGACTCCCTCCCAACGCGGGAGCCCGGTACACGGGGGTCCTCGTGCCGCCGGTGACCGGGAACTACAAGTTCATCGGCTGGGCCGACAACCGGATGCGGGTCTGGATCGACGGCAAACCGCTCCTCGACGCCGACTTTGACCGGCGGAAGCACGAGACCGCCTTCCTGGATCTGGAGGCGAACGTCCCCTACCCGCTCCGGATCGAATTCGTCGATACCGTGTACGGCGGAAGCTATCTGCTGCACTGGGTCCCTCCCAAGGGAGACAAGGAACTCTGCATTCCTCCCGAGTGCCTGTTTCAGACGAAGTCCGCCGTCCCCAAGCGAAGGCCGCCATCGGGACCGTCCGCCGCGAAGGGGGAGTGA
- a CDS encoding multiheme c-type cytochrome, producing MMRGQMQFAAFAAWSCLAVLTASGTARGQEKGQSGGKMPCYFGTPESGARRVDGIRSCTLCHGRTGASSELALPDFQFEDDGFVLLNELVTWAKDDKHYQAYAVLHNDRSKEMARRLGIVEDPKDPNSKSLIHLDARCLGCHSSVPLKQIPRRDGAPNLASVDTLADPRYNLGVSCEGCHGPSSKLEGDKAAGGWAAAHWQDPKWRTMPAGEKYNDYGFWDVRSARSRAKICLSCHVGNVDEGKVVTHEMYAAGHPPLPSFELVGFVAQEPRHWRNLEDKAPKIRDAFLKARGEKMEADELRQTRALMVSALMSVSESMRLSADLIEVPAGASVSGSTWPELANFSCYACHHDLKRDGWRQSRPRTSVPGRPTLHEWPTAMAMIAAGVLGEQDELKKQMDEVQTALNAAPFGENKQLLAATRKLADTADTMAVQLEAKVLREADGKEILKKIATYGSEDLYDYDTARQLVWAYERVYAELLKKADKSAPAAATEGEVDQAKESENTSKALAWKGWMVQEKPLTESQQILKSLESSLVLDLRTGSTTTTKFPGERQARPQTDVDLSKTLPVLGSYDPATVQGAFKRLLVQPAP from the coding sequence ATGATGCGCGGCCAGATGCAGTTCGCGGCGTTCGCGGCGTGGAGCTGTCTTGCGGTCCTGACGGCGTCCGGAACGGCGCGCGGTCAGGAGAAGGGACAGTCCGGCGGCAAGATGCCGTGCTACTTCGGCACGCCCGAATCGGGCGCCCGCCGCGTCGACGGCATCCGTTCCTGCACCCTCTGCCACGGGCGGACCGGGGCGAGCTCCGAGCTGGCGCTGCCCGATTTCCAGTTCGAGGACGACGGCTTCGTCCTCCTCAATGAACTGGTGACGTGGGCCAAGGACGACAAGCACTACCAGGCCTACGCGGTCCTGCACAACGACCGCTCGAAGGAGATGGCCCGCCGGTTAGGGATCGTCGAAGATCCAAAGGATCCGAACTCCAAGTCGTTGATCCATCTCGACGCGCGGTGCCTGGGCTGCCACAGCTCGGTCCCGCTGAAGCAGATTCCCCGCCGCGACGGCGCGCCGAACCTGGCGAGCGTCGATACGCTGGCCGATCCGCGCTACAACCTGGGCGTCTCCTGCGAAGGGTGCCACGGTCCGTCTTCGAAGCTCGAAGGGGACAAGGCGGCCGGCGGCTGGGCGGCGGCCCACTGGCAGGACCCGAAGTGGCGGACGATGCCCGCCGGCGAGAAGTACAACGACTACGGTTTCTGGGACGTCCGGTCGGCCCGATCCCGCGCCAAGATCTGCCTCTCCTGCCACGTCGGCAATGTGGACGAGGGGAAGGTGGTGACGCACGAGATGTATGCCGCGGGGCATCCTCCGCTCCCGAGCTTTGAGCTGGTCGGGTTTGTCGCTCAGGAGCCGCGGCACTGGCGGAACCTGGAAGACAAGGCCCCGAAGATTCGCGACGCCTTCCTGAAGGCCCGCGGCGAGAAGATGGAAGCGGACGAGCTCCGCCAGACGCGGGCCCTGATGGTTTCCGCCCTGATGTCCGTCAGCGAGTCGATGCGGCTCAGCGCGGACCTGATTGAAGTCCCGGCGGGTGCGAGCGTTTCGGGCTCGACCTGGCCGGAGCTGGCGAACTTCTCCTGCTACGCCTGTCACCACGATCTCAAGCGGGACGGATGGCGGCAGTCGCGGCCCCGGACGAGCGTTCCTGGCCGGCCGACGCTGCACGAGTGGCCGACCGCGATGGCGATGATTGCCGCGGGCGTGCTGGGTGAGCAGGACGAGCTGAAGAAGCAGATGGACGAAGTGCAGACCGCCCTCAATGCGGCTCCTTTCGGCGAGAACAAGCAGCTTCTGGCGGCAACGCGGAAGCTGGCCGACACGGCGGACACGATGGCGGTCCAGTTGGAGGCGAAGGTCCTTCGCGAGGCGGATGGGAAGGAGATCCTGAAGAAGATCGCCACCTACGGATCTGAAGACCTGTACGACTACGACACTGCCCGGCAGCTGGTCTGGGCGTATGAGCGGGTCTATGCGGAGCTGCTGAAGAAGGCGGACAAGAGTGCCCCGGCCGCCGCGACGGAAGGGGAAGTCGATCAGGCCAAGGAGTCGGAGAACACCTCGAAGGCGTTGGCCTGGAAGGGGTGGATGGTTCAGGAGAAGCCGCTGACGGAGTCGCAGCAGATTTTGAAGTCGCTGGAGTCGTCGCTGGTTCTGGATCTGCGGACCGGTTCGACGACGACGACGAAGTTCCCAGGTGAGCGGCAGGCGCGTCCGCAGACGGATGTCGATTTGTCGAAGACGTTGCCGGTCCTCGGTTCTTATGATCCGGCAACGGTTCAGGGGGCGTTCAAGCGGCTGCTGGTTCAGCCCGCGCCGTAG
- a CDS encoding response regulator has translation MNKPDRPPILLIDDEPEILQSLKGLLRREFTLHTADSGQQALEILEREPVHVVMTDQRMPEMTGTQLMAKVKKKFPDAVRIIFTGYADIKAVVDAINTGGLYRYLTKPWDPDELVQVLHQAASEYVRVMEQRRLNQELHEFVCDSCRFADEMKSSGALPPAFETFASRGQAMRERLAPFLDS, from the coding sequence ATGAACAAGCCCGATCGTCCGCCGATCCTGCTCATCGATGACGAGCCGGAGATCCTGCAGTCGCTGAAGGGACTGCTCCGCCGCGAGTTCACCCTGCACACAGCCGACAGCGGCCAGCAGGCGCTCGAGATCCTCGAGCGGGAGCCGGTCCATGTCGTGATGACCGATCAGCGGATGCCGGAGATGACCGGCACGCAGCTGATGGCGAAGGTCAAGAAGAAGTTCCCCGACGCCGTGCGGATCATCTTCACGGGGTACGCGGACATCAAAGCGGTGGTCGACGCGATCAACACCGGCGGCCTGTACCGATATCTGACGAAGCCCTGGGATCCGGATGAGCTGGTCCAGGTGTTGCACCAGGCGGCGAGCGAGTATGTTCGCGTGATGGAGCAGCGGCGCCTCAACCAGGAGTTGCACGAGTTTGTGTGCGACAGTTGCCGGTTCGCCGACGAGATGAAGAGCAGCGGGGCGTTGCCGCCGGCCTTCGAGACCTTCGCCTCGCGCGGACAGGCGATGCGGGAGCGGCTCGCGCCGTTCCTGGACTCGTGA